Genomic segment of Lepus europaeus isolate LE1 chromosome 6, mLepTim1.pri, whole genome shotgun sequence:
GACGAGGCCACGGGCTCGTGGTGGTTACAAGTCCTCACCTCACAGCTGGGACGGCCACATGTCCTGACAGAGCAGGGCATGCGCGGGAGCCCTCCCTCCAGCCATGTTGTCTACAGCCATGAGCCGGCTTGAAGGGGTGGCCAAGGTTGACCCTGGCGACAGTAGCACATGCGTTGTTTCTGTTTCACGAAATGGTGGGAAGGAAAGTCCTGGTGTGATGACGTGGAATGCCATGGGCACCTTACGTATCTGTAAGGCTGGCGAAAGCACAGAAGGGGTGTGGGaaggctcctcttccagtgtttACAGAACTTGGAAGCTTGTCAAGCAGAGCACCGAGCTAATTGTTCTTGAAGCAGGAAATCTGTAGTGGAGGAAGCAGGTGCCGCGCGATGATTACTACGTTTTCAAATTACTGTACTAACTCTGTGGCTCTTCCAAGTTTGACCTGAGAGAATCAGTAGGCTTTTGGGAAAATGCTGTCCTTTTTATCTATACACAAATACTAAAGTCAAGTGTTTTAAGGCAAGGAGAGAGTGCTTCATTAAATCTAGACCCAGAGAGCCTACATGGCAGCAGTGCCACCAGtatccatttttctttatttgtttttctttttcttttcggCTTTTAGCATCCCATACTTTCAGAAAACTTGTGACTAAGAgtgaattcttatttttcaaattgttttcagacatttcatGTTCATGTAAACTTGGCTTATTgatttcctgatttttctttatttttttgttttgtccattttatttttaatcagctaCATCAAATGGGTCTTTGGAGGGCCTGGATAACCAGGAGGGAGGGGTGTGCCAGACAAGAGCCATGAAGATCCTCATGAAAGTTGGACAAGGTAAAGACCACCTGCTGCTTCGTGAAGCCACTGTGAGCTGGCCGAGCCCCCCCAGCTCGTGTGGCACCAATGTTGATGACACCCACCCTCATCCCtcctctttttaagtttttatgaaAGCAACCCATGTCTGCACCTCAGCCACAGACACATCTCCAGTCTATATAACAAGTTTCTCCTATTGGAGATCTCTAAAAGATGAGGGCAGCCAGGTAGAGTGTCTACTGTCatgtatgtgatatatatatatatatatatgtgtgtatatatatatataatatatatgtatatatattgctTTTTGAAAAGCAAACCCCTTCTTTGATTCAAAACCAAAATAGCCACATTGAAAGCTGTATTTTTTGCAGTTTTGCTCCTATCTGAAGCTTGTCTACAGAAGAGTTTTGTTCATTGTACCTTTCACATGTAGATAGCCTATTGTGCAGAAGGAGTTATTCTTCTAATTAGAAATTGGTGTAGCAGTCAGTCAACTTGCTCAGTTAAATTGAAATGTCATCTGCAATGCTTTGCCTGCCAAATGCAAGAATCCCTATAGTTTCCACAGATGGCCTCACAATCTAAACCTCTGAAAtaactagtacaaccattttgTCTtagaaggaaaattatattcttgtaTTTCACAGTGCTTTGCATAAAGAAGCTCATGCTCATTGCTATTCATGCTTGTTGAGATGTATACACAGCTCCTAAAGCTAGATAGCATCAGATGTCGGTGCTGTAGTAACCGTTGCTTTTCCATATAGATGCGAGTTCTGCTGGATCAACCCGGAATAATGATCCAACAAGACGACCAGAACTAGAAGCTGGTACAAATGGAAGAAGTTCAACAACAAGTCCCTTTGTAAAACCAAATCCAGGTATAGCCACAtgatctcgtgtgtgtgtgtgtgtgcacacgttcACGTGCATGtgtgagaggagaaagagacacTGCCATGTATTGCATTCCAGTTATTTCTCAAGAGGTAGAACAAAGAACTTCTGCACTGGTCGGATTAACTAGTTGTTACAGATGCCAGTAATCCTTGCTCTCAGTGAGTTTTTACTAATTGCACTCAATGAGAACAAAGTAATTCATTCCTGCGAATGTCTTATGTTCCAAAGAGTAGAATTCATCAGCTACAAGTGCCATTTGTAGATCTGCTTCTTCAGACCCAAGTTCTTATTGGTCGACACTTGATCAGGCTGGTTGTCAACACCAGCTTAGAGCTGATGttaatgtatatataattaatGTTGTAATCCCGCATCTAATTACATCTAATCCACAAAGAGCCTAACTGATCCTCTTCTGAATTTTAGAGGGTAACATTGTAAAATATTGTAGAACAGTATGTTTTGCAGgtggcaaacatttttttttttcaaattctctgtGCAAACTAAAATATCAAATGGATCCCTGACAAAAGTTTAGAATGCCCAATAAAATTGGCTGTCATGGAAGTTCGTGTTCTTAACAGTCTTGAGCCTAGTGGCTGCGTATCTGTTCCCATGCTAATGAATTTTTTACGCAGTAGCTGTCGCACAGGAGTCAGCATTGTGCTAGGATCTGTGTGCTGGGTTGTAGTTGTGAGCCTcgcacccgcacccacacccgTCTCTTTCCCAGAGTGGAGAAGGGAAGTTGTTATTTCTAACTTTCAATGACAAGATGTGTCAAATCCCTGTGACAAACTGATAAATGGGTAATATAATGATGCCAGGCAATTTTTTAGTGCTTAACATTTGGGCTGGCAGTCTGTTCAGCACGCGagtgtctgctgccttccaaatatacTCTAAGTGCAAATCAAATAACACACGCGAGTTACGAGCTGAACATCCCCCCAGGCCCATCGCCTCTCTGGCGTGCTGGGCGCTGCTTCCCACGGCGCTGCTGGGAGCCCACGGCCGAAGGACAGGACCCCGGTCCCCTGGGCGCCCCCGGAGATGGTGTGAGCCTGGCCCCCGCCcaccctgctgctgcccccgCCTGGGCTCTTGACCGCTGGGAAGGGAGCGGTTTGGGGCGGCGGGGGCGCAGCCAACCCAGAACCCGGTCCCTGCAGAGTGCGGACGTGTGCATGGAGCTGCCCTACCCCGGCTTGAGTCTTGGGCCGTGTTCGTTGGCCGCGCATTCGCAGGGGTCCTGGGCCGGTGGTGACCACCCCTGTCCTCTTCTCCCCGCCCACGCAGGGTCTAGCACAGACGGCAACAGCGCCGGACATTCGGGGAACAACATCCTGGGTTCCGAAGTGGCCTTATTCGCAGGGATCGCGTCAGGATGCATCATCttcatcgtcatcatcatcacccTGGTGGTGCTGCTGCTCAAATACCGGCGGAGACACCGCAAGCACTCGCCGCAGCACACGACCACGCTGTCgctcagcacgctggccacgCCCAAGCGCGGCGCCAACAACAACGGCTCGGAGCCCAGCGACATCATCATCCCGCTGAGGACTGCGGACAGCGTCTTCTGCCCGCACTACGAGAAGGTCAGCGGGGACTACGGGCACCCGGTGTACATCGTACAGGAGATGCCGCCGCAGAGCCCCGCCAACATTTACTACAAGGTCTGAGCGCCTCGGGCCGCACCTGCGCCTCACCGGAGCGCGCCCCTTCGCTGGGGGACTGACTgcggcccccgccccggggctGGGGCCTGCCCAGCCGGACAGCGGACCGAGCCCAGTCGCGTTTCGGCCTCAGCGGACACAGACATTGGCTGGAAACTGGAGGCCGTGCGGGGCGGCCCCTCGGAGCGCTGGGCCGCCCGCCACCTCCACACCCTCAGGCCTCTGCGGGGTTGGCGCGTGCCCAGGACTGGCCCCACGGGCCGGGCTGCTAGGCTGCCCGGCTGTCCCCGCAATCCTGTCCCCCACCCAGCCCGGGCCAGCGCGGGGGCCCTCACTCCACGCCCGCGACACCGCCCTCCACCAGCTCCGCGGCTCAGGGCTGCTGCCTCGGAAGCTAAACACACTTAGGTAGCACAGCACTTTGGTCTTTGAAGAGGCAGGCAGGAGTCAGGCTAACACAGCGGATCGCGGTGCATGGGGGGATTCACTGTTATCAAGGAGCCACGTGGCAGGGAGATGGGCCCTGGGCGCTCCGTGGAGCCAAGGGGAGCGGGGCCCCGGGGCGGCCGGGCAGGACCTTGTGGTACTGGCAATAAGCAGCCCCGGAGCTGTCCGGAGCACACCCAGCTGCTATACTTACCACGTTTCATGAAACACAGGGAAAGCGtttaggagagcagcagagagccaaatctgacctagaagtggagaagccggagGGCAACCAGGCCGTGAGTCCGTCCCCCTGGGCTCGAGGACAGACGCCTCGTGTGGCACAGGCAGGTCAGAGCCTCCTGGCCCGCGCCCTCCCCACCGCTCGCTGGCCCAGGGGTGCTGTCCAGGTGAGGCTGCCCGGGTGAGGTCTGTGCAGGTGCCGCTGGCCAGGTGGGACgcaggaggcctggaggagggcagGGCGTATTTATAGTAGGTGTACAGAACACGAGGGATAGAAGAGGAGAGATTTctactaatatatattttaagattgcaCACAGTACACACCAGAAGATGTGAAATTCGCTTGTGGCGATGAGGCGATTCCCAATGCTCAGTgcttttagaaaacaaataaagGTAATAATAAAATTGGGCAGTCACTTCTGGGAACAACAACATCACTCCAAAAATAACAATATCGAGAGCAAACACGAAAATAGCAAGAGTCCTCAGAAGGCATCTCACATCACCTAGACTAGAAAATGCAGGCCCCGGTGTGGGCCGGCCCTCGCCTTAGGGGCTCGTGTGCTCGGGGTCTGGTCGCAagttcagctctggctccctCCTGGGAAACAGGAAGAGGAAACAAGAAACCTACTTTTTTATGTGCTATGCAAAATAGACATCGTTCACGTAGTCCTGTTACTATGGTAACGCTTTGCTTTCtgaactggggtgggggtgggggtggagatgtAGCAACAGCATTTTGAGGTTCTCAGACCTCCAGCCGTCGCAGAGATGATTATCCCCTCTATTTCCTGAACCTGAAAATGATGTTGGTCcaaagtgtgtgcgtgtgtgtatgtgtgggtgtgtggcatACGTGTGTAcgtatatgtataatatatatccacagtatatattatatatataaaaatctcCTGTTTCTGCGGAGGGTTGCCATGGTGACCAGCCACAGTGCATATGTGAGTCCTTGCAgcacccccacctctgcttcccctgCACTCCTACCAAGATTTCCTTGGAAGCCATCAAAAGTTACTCTTAGGACGCGGGAGAGGGCCCAGAGGGAGGACATGGGAAATAGTCTGATTTTAATGAAATCAAACGTACATGTCATCGGTTGGCTACGTTTTGGTCATGTGCTAAACTGTGAAAAGTCAGATGAGTTGATGAAGAGTTACCTGCAACCAATCGAAAAGTGTTCTGTGCGTCTGTTTTTGTGTCTGGTGCAGAATATGACAATCTACCAACTGTCCCTTCTTTGAAGTTGGTTCGGCTTTGGAAAGTTACTGTAAATGCCTTGCTTGTAGTTTCATCCCTAGTCACCTGACTTTGGAATTTGCACCATCCTGTTTAAGTGAAGATGCTGTAAATAGGTTCAGATTTTACTGTATATGAATTTGGGGTGTTACAGTAGCCTTATTcacctttttaataaaaaatacacatgaaaacaAGACAGAAATGGCTTTTCTTACCCAGATTGTGTACATAGAGCAATGTTGGTTTTTTATAAAGTCTAAGCAAGATGTTTTGTATAAAATCTGAATTTTGCAATGTATTTAGCTACAGCTTGTTTAACGGCAGTGTCATTCCCCTTTGCACtgtaatgaggaaaaaaaatggtATAAAAGGTTGCCAAATTGCTGCATATTTGTGCCGTAATTATGtaccatgaatatttatttaaaatttcgtTGTCCAATTTGTAAGTAACACAGTATTATGCTtgagttataaatatttttttcctttctttgttttgttttaatagccTGTCCTAGGTTTTTAAACCTGCTTTAGTTCCACATCACAGTTAGCCCCCAGAAGATGAAATCCGACATCCGTGAGGTCACATTCCCCGTCTGTTTCAAATTGAatttgttcttaaaaaaataaaatatttttttcctatggaAAAAGCGCCTtcaaagtattttccttttcaaggttttttcttttttcttttttcttttcctttcttttttgtttcttattttgattTGCTTGCTTCTACACTTAATTCTCCAGACTGCAGTGATTCAAAGACTTCTGTCCATGGTCCTTTCTGCGCCCATTCTCCCATTCTGGGTAATCAAGTATCAGTTTTGCTAAGAGCCGGGAGTCCTTTGGTTTCTCAGTGAAACTCCTGAACTCACACTAGCCAAATAACATTTTACCATAGGTTTGGAAAGTCCTAATCATCCAGTTGCATCACCGGGTGCAGACGGTTATAAGTTAGCCGTGAGAGCCGAACGGGGCCAGCATGCTCTTACGTTACACTTAGTTCCAGATTGATTGAGTTTTGAGCGGAGCAGTGATCCAGCAACTGCTTCACTTTTCTTCACAGAGGAATCTCATGGGGGAGGAAAAAAATgtgcttaataaaaattcagcattGATGAAAGAACAGTTTGAGTGTAGGTTAAGGTGAGCCAGAGCTTCCTTTGCACCGCTCACCTTCCTGGGGAAGGTGGCTGTGCCCTGAGGGTCAAGAAGCCTTTTCCCATCTTGGGAGCCTTTTAAGAAGGGCGGTCTCCATCCTGTGCACGGGGAAGCCCTTCACCTGCCCCCTGGGCTCTGAGTGcagagatctctccctcccttaccAGAAGGGGCGAGATGTGGTTGGAAAAGGCCCTGGAAGCAGCCGGAGCAAGCTGCAATTTCCAGGCCTTCCTGACGTGCCCAAGATCGCACTCCCAGTAGGAGGAAGGCGCCACATGTTGCAAAAGCTCCTCAGGAGATTTTGATCAAAGACTGTGTGGGAACTAAGGATCTAGGCAGCTTTGCTTTTACACAGTCCTGGTACTAAGGAGATGTTTGTTGAGTAAACGCTCGCCTTCATACAAAAAAAAGTTCCCCAGAGTCCCAGAGTTTAAGTTGCTGCTAGAATCATTTCCTCCACTCCAGGGTTGTATCTGCTGCACCCTGCAGCCCCTCAGTCGCAGGATTCTCAGTCACATCACCAAACCAAACCCTGGATCCCGCCCACCCAGATCAGGAGCACTCGTGGTTAGTCTGGGTAAAATGAACAAACACAGCGAAGTCTTGCATTTTCAACTTTCACTTTGTGACCATTGTTGACAGGTAGGTAGGCTACCAAATACACAAAGTCACCATCTCTGCCTGGTTTTTGAGACCACATTTTCCGCAATAAGCAAGCCAAGCTCtgccaagagagagggagatgtgcCCAGGGGTTAGTCCTCTCAAGTGGGAGAATTCTCCTAGGAAGTTCTGCGCCACGGCTGCATGGCAGGTGCTCAGCACCGCACCCGTCAGCAGGTGTGCTCCAGCTCTCACGCTGTCTGCTCCCTTCTGGGCAAACCAGTTGCTCACATGCTGACAAAGGTTCACAGGGagcagagaaataaatgaataaaatgtcccTTACTGCAGCCAGCTCACTGCCTGCCTCTGGACCCAACCCAGAAGAGAatcagtaaaggaaaaaaatttaaatttcagggcaagaaaaaaaaaacttaaaaaaaaattgatttatttatttgagaggtagagttacagacagaaggagaggaagaaagatcttccatccactggttcactcaccagatggccacaatggccagagctgggccaatctgaaaccagcagccaggagctctccTGGGTGcacccacgcaggtgtaggggtccaagcgcttgggccatcctctactgctttcccaggacaaagcaaagacctggataggaagaggagcccataggagatgctggtgccacagtcaGAGGCtgagcccactatgccacagtgccagcccccaaaactaCTTTAGTAACATGTAGAGGAGAATTGCCCTACTTTTTAGCTGGGAACAAATAGGTCTTCAGGTGACTCAAAAGGAGACACAGTTGCTGCTGTAACACCAAGACACTCCCCTGGGTGTTCCCcggcttttcattttgttttcaatggatttggggttttgtttgtgaTATTTACACCTTACATTTACTTGAAGGCAAAATTGCAGTGTTGTAATGCAAAACCTATCTCTTATTCCTCCTCATTGTTAGGAAAGAAATCACTCAACAGTGATTATTCAAatactatatgtatatgtaaGAAAATATGGCAAACCAGACaaatgatttctatttttcaGTGATTAAACTGTGCCTCCAAAATAAAGATGCATTGGCTCAAGATTCTTGTACTTTGACAATTGATTAAGAGAATCTCTTAAGAACATTTCTTGCAGCAGGggcttggcctggtggttaagatgcttgtttAGAGGTCTATATCCCGgcctggagtacctggattcaatacccagctcgctcctgactccagcttactgCCGGTGCagatccttggaggcagtggtgatggttcctgccgccaacgtgggagacctggcttgtattcccagctcctggctttgtcactGGGGCGTGaacttgctttctctgtctcttttcctctctctctgcctctccaataaataaattaaaatatataattctttGTGCGAAGTCAGTTATGCTTTTTAAAACAGCTGccagaagggaaataattcccAGGATATCAGCAGTTTAGCGCCAATTGTAGACGATAAATGTGTCAAACGCGTGAAAGAGGGCTTGCAGCCCGCGAGACGCCCTGTGGCCTCGCAGCAGTTCCTTTATGTTCTGGGTCTCAGCGGTCTCcctgggaaagagggagggatggacTTCAAGACGTTGAAGGTCAGCTTGGGCTTTCTGCAGGACACGAAGCAACGTCAGCAGCATTCTCAGGTGTGCAGAAGGATTGCTCCGCAATCCTCAGAGTGCGCTGGTGTGTCCCAGAGGCAAAGCTCGGACGGAAGCCGGCCGGGGTGACTCCCTGCCTTCTCCCCCTCCCATGACCTGTTTTGCTACATCTGGCCACCCGCTGTGCTCATCGAGAACCCACCTGGTGCCCCCAATtctgtccctctcctctcctttcttgaaCCAAGATCCCAAAAGATTTAGTAGGCAAGAATTGATTGGGTGTGGGGGGGaccagtgatgtggcacagcaggttaaagccctggcctgcagtgccagcatcccatatgggctccggttcaagtccccactgctctacttctaatccatctcACTGCTGAtgttccagggaaagcagcagaggatggcccaagtccttgggcccctgcacccacatgggagacacaaagtaacttcctaactcctggctttggattagctcagctccggctgtttggggagtaaaccagctgtttggggagtgaaccagtggatggaagacctttctctctctctctctct
This window contains:
- the EFNB2 gene encoding ephrin-B2; this encodes MAVRRDCVWKYCWGVLMVLCRTAVSRSIVLEPIYWNSSNSKFLPGQGLVLYPQIGDKLDIICPKVDSKTVGQYEYYKVYMVDKDQADRCTIKKENTPLLNCARPDQDVKFTIKFQEFSPNLWGLEFQKNKDYYIISTSNGSLEGLDNQEGGVCQTRAMKILMKVGQDASSAGSTRNNDPTRRPELEAGTNGRSSTTSPFVKPNPGSSTDGNSAGHSGNNILGSEVALFAGIASGCIIFIVIIITLVVLLLKYRRRHRKHSPQHTTTLSLSTLATPKRGANNNGSEPSDIIIPLRTADSVFCPHYEKVSGDYGHPVYIVQEMPPQSPANIYYKV